CTGGACGCCACTTTCTGGTTGTAGGCGTCGTAGGGGAAGGTCTCCTGCTTGATCTTGATGTCCGGGTTCTGCGCTTCGAACTTCTTGATCAGGTCGTTCATGGTGCTGACCTTGCTGGCGAAATCGTACTGCCAGTAGGTGAGCGTGACCGGGGCGGCCGAGGCGGTGACGGTGAGGGCGGCCATCAGTGCGAGCAGTTTTTTCATGGTGAACTCCTGTGGGGAGGGAAACTGGCGGGTGGAAGGTGAGCTTACTGCCCGAGCGTAATGCGCGGCCAGAGGTACGGCAGGGCCTGCTTGCCGCCCCAGGAGAACGCCGCCCAGGCGATGCCGCTCTGGCTGATGTTCGCGCCCGGGCGGGCGTCTTTGGTGTCGCCGTCGTACATCACGAGGTTCAGTCCGATGGTCTGCCCCGCTTTCGGCTGGGTGGGCATCGCCGCCCAGGGCAGGCGGAACTCGATGTCGTACCCGGCGTCGGTCTTTCTGGAGGCGACCTGCATGCCGGGCGCGGTCTCCTCCATCACGCCCTGGTTGGCGTCGGCGTCCCGGAAGCCGCGGGCACCGAACCCGGCGGTGGTGCAGGGGAACGCGGCGGCCATCAGGGTGGTGGATGTGTCGCGGCTCGCGCCGGTCGGGTCGACGGTCACGCCGATCGCGTCGGACCGCAACTGCGCCTTGACGTCGTCCGGGGCGATGTTGCAGGCGACGAGTTCGTCCTTGACGCTCAGGCCCACGTACAGGAACTGCTCGTCGTAGGCGAGTTTGAAGCTGGCGCTGGCGTCCGCGTCGTTGTCGGGCTTGGTGCGCCACCACAGGTCGGCCGGCCCGATGCTGCCGCCCGCGCCGGCACTCAGGTCACTGAGGTCCCCGTCGATCTTCGGGGGGGTGCTCACGCGCGGAATCGTGAGGCTGGGCAGCAGGTACGCGCCGGCAGTGTCCTTGTAATCGCCGGTGTTGAGGGTGACGGGCAGCAGGGCACTCTGCCGGCCGGCGGGCAGCGCGGCCGGGCTGACCTCCACGTTCACGGTGAGTTCCTGGGACTGGCCGGGGTTCAGGGTGTACCGGGGCGCGTCGCGCACGGTGAGGCCGGCCGGGAGGGTCAGGTTGACCTGGCCGGAGGCGGGCGCGCTGCCGCGGTTGGTCACGGTGACCTTGACCGGCGTGACCTGGCCGATCACCAGGGGCAGGCGCGTGGCCTGGTTGCCGATCACCCAGTCGGTGCCGGTCTCCCGCGCGAAGGCCTGGTAGCCGGCGATGTCGAACGTCGGCGTGAAGGTGGCCACGACGGCCGGCACGGGCCGGACGTATGTGAGCGTCCGGCCGCTGATCGCCTGCGCACCAAGCTTCGCGGTGTACGACGCGGTCAGGGCGAACCGGTCGGCGGCCGTGCCGGCCGGTGCGGTCACCCGGAAGGTGGTGCTGACGGTCTCGCCCGGGGCGAGGGGGCGCGCGGCCGATGGGCCGGTCACGGTCCAGCCGGCGGGACCGGTCAGGCGCAGCTGCAGGGCGTCGAGCTTCTCCTTCGAGGTGTTCGTGAACGTGACGGTCACGTCCGAAGGCTGCGCCGCGCCGATCTCGTACGCCTTGGGCCGGGCCGAGAACTGGAAGCCCGTGGGGGACGCGGTGCCGGCCACGAACACCCCGTCGAGCAGGGACGTTTCCTTCTCC
This is a stretch of genomic DNA from Deinococcus ficus. It encodes these proteins:
- a CDS encoding NEW3 domain-containing protein; amino-acid sequence: MKHRVAATILTSLLCLAAAQTTPAPAPPATPPTGPGSYGGTVSGVDLMDVDFIFIGAHPDDDGGVSATFARYALDQGYKGTVITLTGGEGGGNATGTETGRALGLIREEEERRSLAMLGIDSPHFLGLTDFYFTLSAEETEKKWGGQAFVCDVIRLVRLRRPEVLVTMWPGPGTHGQHQMAARAATLAYNYAGDSTYCPELKKEGIAPFTPLKLYYYPPSADAATLAVPTDDVSRTARVRYADLKNIAQYNYRTQGWDTFSSLPAKTANPETFMLVASRVATPEKETSLLDGVFVAGTASPTGFQFSARPKAYEIGAAQPSDVTVTFTNTSKEKLDALQLRLTGPAGWTVTGPSAARPLAPGETVSTTFRVTAPAGTAADRFALTASYTAKLGAQAISGRTLTYVRPVPAVVATFTPTFDIAGYQAFARETGTDWVIGNQATRLPLVIGQVTPVKVTVTNRGSAPASGQVNLTLPAGLTVRDAPRYTLNPGQSQELTVNVEVSPAALPAGRQSALLPVTLNTGDYKDTAGAYLLPSLTIPRVSTPPKIDGDLSDLSAGAGGSIGPADLWWRTKPDNDADASASFKLAYDEQFLYVGLSVKDELVACNIAPDDVKAQLRSDAIGVTVDPTGASRDTSTTLMAAAFPCTTAGFGARGFRDADANQGVMEETAPGMQVASRKTDAGYDIEFRLPWAAMPTQPKAGQTIGLNLVMYDGDTKDARPGANISQSGIAWAAFSWGGKQALPYLWPRITLGQ